Part of the Marinitoga sp. 38H-ov genome is shown below.
ATCATAATCTGTATATTTTCTTGATATTCCATTTTTCCCAGAGTATCCTGGACCATGAACTGTACCGTATACAGAATATTTATCATGACCTAAAAATTCTACTATATCAATTTCTCCACACAATGGCCAACCAACATAAGTAATATTATTTCCTAGTAACCAAATTGCAGGCCATAATCCTTTTCCAAAAGGAAATTTTGCTCTAGCTTCAATTTTTCCATATTTTATTTTAAACTTACCTTGAGTTTTTATTCTGCTAGAAGTATAATTATATGAGCCAAATGAATCATATTTTTTTTCTTTTTTAGCTTCAATTACTAAATAACCATTTTCTATATATGCATTATCTTCTGTATAATATTGTAATTCATTATTTCCCCATCCTGGATTTCTAGGGTGTCCATTACCAATTTCAAATTTCCAAATATCAGTGTTAATTTCATTAAAATCTTCTTTCCAAACTAGCTCCCAATTTGACATTCCATCATCTCCATAAATAAATCTATTGGTGCATCCTAATAATGGTAAAATAATTATGAGTAAAAACACTAATTTTTTCATAAAATCACTCCCCGGTAATTCCAGCTTTTTCAATACTTTCAATAAATTGCCTTTGTAAGAATAAATAAGTAATTAATAGCGGTAAAATAGTTATTAATGTCGCAGCCATTCTTATACCTTCATTTAATCTATTAGTAGAGTTTCCAATCTGTGATGGAAACATTTCAGCGTATTTTGCTACAAAGTCTCTTAATGCAAGAGGTAATGTTTTTAATGAATTTCCAACAAGTAATCCTGATAGCAATGTTTCATTCCAATACCATACTAAAGAGAATATAAAAGTTGTAACAATAGCTGGGATTGATAA
Proteins encoded:
- a CDS encoding glycoside hydrolase family 16 protein — its product is MKKLVFLLIIILPLLGCTNRFIYGDDGMSNWELVWKEDFNEINTDIWKFEIGNGHPRNPGWGNNELQYYTEDNAYIENGYLVIEAKKEKKYDSFGSYNYTSSRIKTQGKFKIKYGKIEARAKFPFGKGLWPAIWLLGNNITYVGWPLCGEIDIVEFLGHDKYSVYGTVHGPGYSGKNGISRKYTDYDSNFVDNFHTFGLEWDENQISFLVDGNVYSTVKKDVIKKRGLNWVFDNYFFFIVNLAVGGNWPGYPDYRTKFPAKMYVDYIKVWQKKED